In Actinomycetes bacterium, the genomic window CAACCGGGTCGACCCGGATCCCGGCTACGTCGGGGCCGCCCTCGCCGCCCGCGGCTTCACCCTCGACCTGTGTTGGCGCGAGCAGGACAGGCCGCTGCCCGATCCCACCGGATACGATCTGGTCCTCGCCCTCGGCTCGGACTGGTCGGTGTATTGGGAGCACGTCGCCGTCCACGTCGACCGGGAGGCCGCGCTGCTGCGTGCGGCGGTGGACGAGGCGGTGCCCGTCCTCGGGCTGTGCTTCGGCGCCCAGCTGCTCGCGCACGCGCTCGGCGGCCGGGTCGAGCCGGCGCCGACACCTGAGATCGGCTGGTACCGGGTCGAGTCCGACCGGCCCGAGCAGCTACCCGAGGGCCCCTACGCCCAGTGGCACGTCGACCGGTTCGTGCCCCCGCCGGCGGCCGTCGAGCTGGCCCGCTCCCCCGCCGGCTCCCAGGCCTACGCCCTCGGTTCCGCCCTGGGCCTGCAGTTCCACCCGGAGGCCAGCCCCGAGATCCTGCGCCGCTGGGTGGAGGAGGGGCAGTCCAGCCTCGACGCGAACGGGGTGGACGGCGCGG contains:
- a CDS encoding type 1 glutamine amidotransferase; this translates as MRALVIANRVDPDPGYVGAALAARGFTLDLCWREQDRPLPDPTGYDLVLALGSDWSVYWEHVAVHVDREAALLRAAVDEAVPVLGLCFGAQLLAHALGGRVEPAPTPEIGWYRVESDRPEQLPEGPYAQWHVDRFVPPPAAVELARSPAGSQAYALGSALGLQFHPEASPEILRRWVEEGQSSLDANGVDGAAFLAEAEARAEETRARADLVVTAFLGGRLAT